Proteins from a genomic interval of Neodiprion lecontei isolate iyNeoLeco1 chromosome 2, iyNeoLeco1.1, whole genome shotgun sequence:
- the LOC107217853 gene encoding chromosome-associated kinesin KIF4-like isoform X2, with protein sequence MVDASVNVALRIRPLVQTEIEKGCQTCVATVRGQPQVQVLGTDKAFTFNHVFPPEVNQETFYNTAVKGMINNLFQGYNVTILAYGQTGSGKTHSMGTCYKGGSEELGIIPHAINDIFQIVEQQTDCNFEITVSFTELYQEQLYDLLSQKSRENSVVDIREDTQGIKIPGLTEIKVENATATFQCLSQGSLGRATGATAMNLQSSRSHAIFTVNIRQEKKDDVNSATTAKFHLVDLAGSERSKKTKATGERFKEGVNINKGLLALGNVISQLGDGTSGSYVGYRDSKLTRLLQDSLGGNSMTLIIACISPADYNLDETLSTLRYADRARRIKNKPIVNQDPHAAEVNRLNKLIQELRLALLSQGNTVNGENACPPEHKELQAKIQIMQVKNRDLTEQLHANLVEFLHMSERADLAESASETLRKNIADLLRDFKQSIDDFDANPNATEEHRSALKIIYNKILEFQSDQEKTAREILSHELSTEKQFVNHDSADTNFADENSDDTETGGVDLDIKQEEHTLQQAERKDEVKNINRELALKEELVAKLIANSTQMVEYSKEMQEMESEIKKLQAEKDDLQKVLVSVQSNNASSKLAETRRKKVQELEKKISELSRKCMQQGTVIKMKEKSEAKIKSLLTEIQSMKRYKVKLMQLMRSESEKFRQWKLTREQEVRKLKDQDRKRQHQIVRMETQHSKQQNVLKRKVEEACAINKRLKEALEKQSKAQQKRDKAGNTVGIQAWVTQELEVLTSTIDAERSLERLMQDRALLTTTLTKIKANKDKYDAATYAKQISELTEDLQLRSAQIADLQQKILASDQENKTKTRWNQIQTMIDAKCALKTLFDIAAEKSRSQYAKTYQYDELMEECDALRMKNRQMELQQKEQILKQREREAKLNAEHEEVVAQLLDQLRGVKPVAEPQLCNEKKPSTKEYPTPNAEHCEDYPFTDDSLLEDDVEKDPDWTKTPLFSRISKIMSSAAESRPNAGIIGSKRSSDGDIKCACKSKCHTRLCTCRKNDLACINCNCNPEICCNRDQENIRRTILFPDVTKDDSDDSFKKPTEMNTLPPKPKRSKPQDQTIEI encoded by the exons ATGGTTGATGCTTCGGTCAACGTCGCCCTGAGGATCAGACCTTTGGTTCAAACAGAGATTGAGAAAGGCTGCCAGACATGCGTCGCAACAGTGCGTGGCCAACCACAGGTTCAGGTGCTGGGTACTGACAAAGCCTTTACGTTTAATCACGTATTTCCTCCTGAAGTTAACCAGGAAACATTTTATAATACAGCAGTCAAAGGAATGATAAATAATCTCTTCCAag GATATAACGTAACTATATTGGCATATGGCCAAACTGGAAGTGGTAAAACCCATTCCATGGGGACGTGTTATAAAGGAGGTAGTGAAGAGCTTGGTATCATCCCTCATGCAATAAATGACATTTTCCAAATTGTGGAACAACAAACAGACTGCAATTTCGAAATCACAGTCTCTTTCACTGAACTTTATCAAGAGCAACTTTACGACCTGCTCTCCCAAAAATCCCGAGAAAACTCTGTTGTCGATATTCGTGAAGATACACAAGGCATAAAAATACCTGGCTTGACTGAAATCAAAGTTGAAAATGCCACCGCAACATTTCAGTGCCTTAGTCAAGGTTCGCTGGGTCGAGCCACTGGGGCAACAGCAATGAATTTGCAAAGTAGCAGGAGCCATGCCATATTTACTGTCAACatacgtcaagagaaaaaagatgATGT taACTCTGCAACAACAGCAAAGTTTCATCTGGTAGACCTTGCTGGTTCCGAACGTAGCAAAAAAACCAAAGCCACCGGTGAAAGATTCAAAGAAGgcgtaaatataaataaaggtctCCTCGCTTTGGGTAATGTGATCTCACAATTGGGAGATGGAACTTCCGGGAGCTATGTTGGATATCGTGATAGCAAATTAACCAGGTTGTTGCAAGACTCATTAGGCGGAAACTCCATGACTCTAATTATCGCGTGTATCAGTCCTGCAG ACTACAACCTCGATGAAACTTTGAGTACACTGCGATATGCTGACAGAGCAagaagaataaagaataagccGATTGTGAATCAAGATCCACACGCTGCTGAAGTAAATAGGTTAAATAAGTTAATTCAAGAATTGAGATTGGCTCTTCTTTCACAAGGAAATACAGTAAATGGTGAAAACGCTTGCCCACCTGAACACAAAGAACTGCAAGCAAAAATACAGATAATGCAAGTCAAAAATAGGGATCTAACTGAACAACTCCATGCAAATCTAGTTGAATTTTTGCATATGAGCGAACGTGCTGATCTGGCAGAAAGCGCCAGTGAAACTCTTAGAAAAAACATTGCTGATCTTTTAAGAGACTTTAAGCAATCTATCGACGATTTCGACGCAAATCCCAATGCCACTGAAGAACATCGATCGGCATTGAAAATCatatacaataaaattttag AGTTTCAAAGCGATCAAGAAAAGACAGCAAGGGAAATTTTGAGTCACGAATTATCAACAGAGAAACAATTTGTTAATCATGATTCGGCTGATACTAATTTTGCGGATGAAAATTCAGATGATACCGAAACTGGAGGAGTAGATCTGGATATAAAACAAGAGGAGCATACCTTGCAACAGGCTGAGAGGAAAgatgaagtgaaaaatataaacagaGAATTAGCTTTGAAAGAAGAATTGGTTGCAAAACTTATAGCAAACTCTACGCAAATGGTTGAATATTCAAAGGAAATGCAGGAGATGGAatccgaaataaaaaaactgcaGGCAGAAAAAGATGATCTCCAAAAAGTTTTGGTATCAGTTCAATCTAACAATGCTAGCTCCAA aCTCGCAGAAACACGTCGCAAAAAAGTTCAAGAGCTTGAGAAGAAGATATCTGAATTATCTCGCAAATGTATGCAGCAGGGAACGGTTatcaaaatgaaagaaaagtcCGAGGCTAAGATAAAAAGTCTGCTCACTGAAATTCAATCAATGAAACGATACAAAGTAAAACTCATGCAGCTGATGCGAtccgaaagtgaaaaattcagaCAGTGGAAGCTCACAAGAGAACAGGAGgttagaaaattaaaagatCAAGACAGGAAGCGACAACACCAAATTGTTCGGATGGAAACACAGCATAGTAAACAGCAGAACGTTCTTAAACGTAAAGTGGAAGAAGCCTGCGCAATCAATAAGAGGCTGAAA GAAGCACTGGAGAAGCAGAGTAAGGCTCAACAGAAGCGAGACAAGGCGGGCAATACAGTCGGCATACAAGCTTGGGTAACTCAAGAACTTGAAGTGCTCACTAGTACGATAGACGCTGAGCGTTCGTTGGAACGACTAATGCAAGATAGAGCATTACTCACAACAACCTTGACTAAAATTAAAGCAAATAAAGATAAATATGATGCAGCCACCTATGCGAAACAAATTTCCGAACTCACTGAAGATTTACAGTTACGCAGTGCACAAATTGCCGACCTGCAGCAAAAGATTCTTGCTTCTGATCAAG aaaacAAGACTAAAACCCGGTGGAATCAAATACAGACAATGATAGACGCAAAGTGTGCTTTGAAGACCCTGTTTGATATTGCAGCTGAAAAAAGTCGAAGCCAGTATGCCAAAACCTATCAATACGATGAACTGATG GAAGAGTGTGATGCTCttagaatgaaaaatcgacAAATGGAACTCCAACAAAAAgagcaaattttgaaacagaGAGAACGAGAGGCAAAGCTGAATGCGGAACACGAAGAAGTGGTAGCCCAACTGCTTGATCAACTCCGCGGAGTTAAACCCGTAGCAGAACCTCAATTATgcaat GAGAAAAAACCATCAACCAAAGAATACCCAACACCAAATGCTGAACATTGCGAAGACTATCCATTCACAGATGATAGCTTGTTGGAAGATGATGTCGAAAAAGATCCAGATTGGACCAAAACGCCTCTGTTTAGTCGGATTAGCAAAATCATG AGCTCTGCTGCAGAATCCCGTCCAAATGCTGGAATTATTGGTTCAAAGCGATCATCAGACGGTGATATAAAATGTGCATGCAAATCCAAGTGCCACACGCGTTTATGCACTTGCCGGAAAAATGACCTAGCGTGCATAAACTGCAATTGCAACCCGGAAATATGTTGCAACAGAGACCAAGAAAAC ATCAGACGAACCATCCTGTTTCCAGATGTTACCAAAGATGATAGTGATGACTCATTTAAGAAACCAAC CGAAATGAATACATTACCACCTAAGCCAAAGAGATCGAAACCTCAGGACCAAACCATCGAAATCTAA
- the LOC107217841 gene encoding 5-methylcytosine rRNA methyltransferase NSUN4, whose translation MSIVSFTSQLKHLKVVKVPYRFKHKDTHWSVVKKTKTHTTKALEHFDDFYDTVYGRLWPDVRTALLAKNNKYMAVVNNFSDTDRIAETLENSGAINLRAIYKAQRQLLKSLEREKANQRKLNNLNKGIDEFPAASEQSLQVQSSGFPDSTDSKDETEEDSMYSNNSAVPAELLSIAGSESSGNLDLDRIINPQNELSMSSLHQYVPATQLKGMEDYILESEHYDYYKRGSDLSIKVEKQRKLNFPEYLNIYTFEEENDTRFSSPRKGSTGVLDYYLLDGGSILPVLALDLRPNDHVLDMCAAPGGKTLITLQTLLPDLIVANDTTFSRVNRIKNVIDQYLDGMGQWDKKLVISQNDARAIGEQDKFNKILVDVPCTTDRHSLHENDNNIFKPSRIKERLQLPEMQTEILLNALKIIRPGGTVVYSTCSLSPIQNDGVVQMALKKSWEETNSIFIVKNMSPSLHPLKCIYNLSRHGLKYGQVLLPSLGNNFGPMYFCKIIKVR comes from the exons ATGTCGATTGTAAGTTTTACGAGTCAACTGAAACACCTGAAAGTCGTCAAAGTACCTTACAGATTCAAGCATAAAGACACACATTGG TCGGTGGTAAAGAAAACTAAAACACACACCACCAAAGCTTTGGAACATTTTGATGATTTCTATGACACCGTTTATGGAAGACTGTGGCCGGATGTAAGGACGGCTTTACTTGctaaaaacaacaaatacatGGCAGTAGTTAACAATTTTAGTGACACAGATAGAATTGCTGAGACATTAGAG aattctGGAGCAATAAATCTGCGAGCAATCTACAAAGCTCAACGTCAATTGTTAAAATCGCtagaacgagaaaaagcaaaTCAGAGGAAGTTGAATAACTTGAATAAAGGAATAGACGAATTTCCCGCTGCCTCTGAGCAAAGTTTACAGGTCCAATCATCTGGTTTCCCAGATAGTACAGATTCTAAAGATGAGACTGAGGAAGATTCTATGTACTCGAATAATTCTGCTGTTCCGGCAGAATTGTTATCAATTGCTGGCAGTGAAAGCTCAGGGAATTTGGACTTGGATCGAATCATAAATCCACAAAATGAATTATCCATGAGTTCTCTCCACCAATACGTTCCTGCCACACAACTCAAAG GCATGGAAGATTATATTTTGGAGTCAGAACACTACGACTACTACAAGAGAGGTTCAGACCTCTCGATTAAGGTCGAGAAGCAACGGAAGTTGAATTTCCCTGAATATCTGAATATTTATACTTTCGAAGAGGAGAACGATACCAGATTTTCATCTCCTCGAAAAGGATCTACTGGTGTTCTAG ATTATTATCTGCTTGATGGTGGCTCCATTCTACCTGTACTGGCCTTGGACCTAAGACCGAATGACCATGTGTTGGACATGTGCGCTGCACCTGGTGGAAAGACGCTAATCACGCTTCAAACTCTTTTGCCTGATTTGATTGTTGCCAATGATACTACATTCTCGAGAGTTAACAGGATAAAGAATGTGATTGATCAGTATTTGGACGGAATGGGCCAATGGGATAAAAAACTGGTAATCTCTCAGAACGATGCCAGAGCTATTGGTGAGCAGGATAAGTTTAACAAA ATACTGGTTGATGTGCCTTGCACAACTGACAGGCATTCCTTACACGAAAATGACAATAACATCTTCAAGCCATCAAGGATCAAAGAACGATTACAATTACCAGAGATGCAAACGGAAATTTTGCT AAATGCCCTGAAGATTATACGACCTGGTGGTACCGTTGTGTACTCAACTTGTTCTTTGAGCCCGATACAGAACGACGGTGTCGTCCAAATGGCGCTGAAAAAGTCTTGGGAAGAAACAAATTCGATCTTTATCGTAAA AAACATGTCACCGTCGCTACACCCATTGAAGTGCATCTACAATCTCAGTAGACACGGTCTCAAGTATGGTCAAGTTTTATTGCCTTCTCTTGGCAACAACTTTGGTCCTATGTACTTCTGCAAAATTATCAAAGTTCGGTAA
- the LOC107217842 gene encoding sialin isoform X2, producing the protein MAITGSMGLAIVYGFKVNLSLAMGAMVNHTFIESQENKTSDAEKHVSVCVHEGGGGNATRIDGPFQWDKSTQGLILASYFLGYLVSQLPGGRVAELFSARWVMNGSVMLNAVAAILSPVAANLHYSVLILMRIAQGLGGGVTFPAMHVMIAKWAPPNERSILSSIVYAGTSLGTVISTALSGVLADQLGWESVFYVEGALSLIWCFGWAFLVQDSPQQQTRFITREEKELIANSLGKSQSNTENTPKPPVPVMKILMSPPFWAILIAHVCSNFGWYMLLIELPIFMSDILQFKMSENGLLTAMPYLCMWLFTMVLSKILTIMQGKKWISATVSRKIATLIASFIPMVCLICVSYVGCNRGLAVFYLTVGVTCIGGMFCGFLSNHVDIAPNFAGTLVAITNTFATIPGLIVPVFVGYVTNGNNTIEAWRIVFFVTVALYIVEILAYTIFGTAVEQSWNKIGTSTHKPEDQAAVPLKQHDKL; encoded by the exons ATGGCTATTACTGGGTCTATGGGACTGGCCATAGTTTACGGATTCAAAGTAAACCTTAGTTTGGCCATGGGGGCCATGGTGAATCATACGTTCATCGAATCTcaggaaaataaaacaagtgATGCTGAGAAACATGTATCTGTGTGCGTTCACGAAGGAGGCGGAGGCAACGCGACCAGAATT GATGGCCCCTTCCAATGGGACAAATCGACACAGGGTCTCATTTTGGCATCCTACTTTTTGGGCTACTTGGTGTCACAACTTCCAGGTGGTCGGGTGGCTGAACTCTTCTCGGCAAGATGGGTGATGAATGGATCGGTAATGTTAAACGCCGTGGCGGCCATTTTGTCACCGGTGGCGGCAAATCTTCACTATTCCGTTTTGATATTGATGCGGATTGCTCAAGGTCTTGGAGGG GGTGTCACCTTTCCAGCGATGCATGTCATGATTGCTAAATGGGCACCGCCTAACGAGAGAAGCATTTTGTCTTCAATCGTTTATGCAG GCACATCACTAGGCACAGTAATCTCAACAGCACTGTCTGGTGTACTTGCTGACCAACTTGGTTGGGAATCGGTATTTTACGTGGAAGGAGCTTTATCCTTAATCTGGTGCTTCGGCTGGGCATTTTTAGTACAAGATTCTCCGCAACAGCAAACGAGGTTTATTACACGGGAAGAAAAAGAACTCATTGCGAACTCGCTGGGAAAAAGTCAAAGCAACACAGAAAATACCCCG AAACCACCGGTACCCGTGATGAAGATTTTGATGTCGCCACCATTTTGGGCTATTTTAATTGCACACGTTTGTAGTAACTTCGGGTGGTACATGCTGTTGATCGAATTACCGATCTTCATGAGCGATATTCTGCAATTCAAAATGAgtgag AACGGTCTTCTTACCGCAATGCCATACCTGTGCATGTGGCTCTTCACAATGGTTCTGAGTAAAATTCTGACAATTATGCAGGGCAAGAAATGGATCTCAGCTACTGTCTCGAGAAAAATTGCCACTCTAATTG cgTCATTCATTCCGATGGTGTGTTTGATCTGCGTATCTTACGTTGGATGCAATCGAGGCTTGGCAGTGTTCTACTTAACCGTCGGGGTAACATGTATAGGTGGAATGTTTTGTGGTTTTCTTTCGAACCACGTTGACATTGCGCCAAACTTTGCGGGAACTTTGGTAGCAATCACAAATACCTTCGCTACAATACCAGGACTCATTGTTCCGGTATTTGTAGGGTATGTGACTAATGGAAAT AATACCATCGAAGCTTGGCGCATCGTTTTCTTCGTTACTGTAGCCCTGTACATTGTAGAAATATTGGCTTACACGATCTTTGGAACGGCTGTAGAGCAGTCATGGAATAAGATCGGTACCAGCACACATAAGCCAGAGGATCAAGCAGCTGTTCCTCTGAAACAACACGACAAACTTTAA
- the LOC107217842 gene encoding sialin isoform X1, translated as MAVGTDRIDNGGGKKVLLPARYLMAITGSMGLAIVYGFKVNLSLAMGAMVNHTFIESQENKTSDAEKHVSVCVHEGGGGNATRIDGPFQWDKSTQGLILASYFLGYLVSQLPGGRVAELFSARWVMNGSVMLNAVAAILSPVAANLHYSVLILMRIAQGLGGGVTFPAMHVMIAKWAPPNERSILSSIVYAGTSLGTVISTALSGVLADQLGWESVFYVEGALSLIWCFGWAFLVQDSPQQQTRFITREEKELIANSLGKSQSNTENTPKPPVPVMKILMSPPFWAILIAHVCSNFGWYMLLIELPIFMSDILQFKMSENGLLTAMPYLCMWLFTMVLSKILTIMQGKKWISATVSRKIATLIASFIPMVCLICVSYVGCNRGLAVFYLTVGVTCIGGMFCGFLSNHVDIAPNFAGTLVAITNTFATIPGLIVPVFVGYVTNGNNTIEAWRIVFFVTVALYIVEILAYTIFGTAVEQSWNKIGTSTHKPEDQAAVPLKQHDKL; from the exons ATGGCAGTGGGAACTGATCGAATCG ATAATGGTGGGGGGAAAAAAGTTCTTCTGCCGGCCCGATACCTGATGGCTATTACTGGGTCTATGGGACTGGCCATAGTTTACGGATTCAAAGTAAACCTTAGTTTGGCCATGGGGGCCATGGTGAATCATACGTTCATCGAATCTcaggaaaataaaacaagtgATGCTGAGAAACATGTATCTGTGTGCGTTCACGAAGGAGGCGGAGGCAACGCGACCAGAATT GATGGCCCCTTCCAATGGGACAAATCGACACAGGGTCTCATTTTGGCATCCTACTTTTTGGGCTACTTGGTGTCACAACTTCCAGGTGGTCGGGTGGCTGAACTCTTCTCGGCAAGATGGGTGATGAATGGATCGGTAATGTTAAACGCCGTGGCGGCCATTTTGTCACCGGTGGCGGCAAATCTTCACTATTCCGTTTTGATATTGATGCGGATTGCTCAAGGTCTTGGAGGG GGTGTCACCTTTCCAGCGATGCATGTCATGATTGCTAAATGGGCACCGCCTAACGAGAGAAGCATTTTGTCTTCAATCGTTTATGCAG GCACATCACTAGGCACAGTAATCTCAACAGCACTGTCTGGTGTACTTGCTGACCAACTTGGTTGGGAATCGGTATTTTACGTGGAAGGAGCTTTATCCTTAATCTGGTGCTTCGGCTGGGCATTTTTAGTACAAGATTCTCCGCAACAGCAAACGAGGTTTATTACACGGGAAGAAAAAGAACTCATTGCGAACTCGCTGGGAAAAAGTCAAAGCAACACAGAAAATACCCCG AAACCACCGGTACCCGTGATGAAGATTTTGATGTCGCCACCATTTTGGGCTATTTTAATTGCACACGTTTGTAGTAACTTCGGGTGGTACATGCTGTTGATCGAATTACCGATCTTCATGAGCGATATTCTGCAATTCAAAATGAgtgag AACGGTCTTCTTACCGCAATGCCATACCTGTGCATGTGGCTCTTCACAATGGTTCTGAGTAAAATTCTGACAATTATGCAGGGCAAGAAATGGATCTCAGCTACTGTCTCGAGAAAAATTGCCACTCTAATTG cgTCATTCATTCCGATGGTGTGTTTGATCTGCGTATCTTACGTTGGATGCAATCGAGGCTTGGCAGTGTTCTACTTAACCGTCGGGGTAACATGTATAGGTGGAATGTTTTGTGGTTTTCTTTCGAACCACGTTGACATTGCGCCAAACTTTGCGGGAACTTTGGTAGCAATCACAAATACCTTCGCTACAATACCAGGACTCATTGTTCCGGTATTTGTAGGGTATGTGACTAATGGAAAT AATACCATCGAAGCTTGGCGCATCGTTTTCTTCGTTACTGTAGCCCTGTACATTGTAGAAATATTGGCTTACACGATCTTTGGAACGGCTGTAGAGCAGTCATGGAATAAGATCGGTACCAGCACACATAAGCCAGAGGATCAAGCAGCTGTTCCTCTGAAACAACACGACAAACTTTAA
- the LOC107217853 gene encoding chromosome-associated kinesin KIF4-like isoform X1, with the protein MVDASVNVALRIRPLVQTEIEKGCQTCVATVRGQPQVQVLGTDKAFTFNHVFPPEVNQETFYNTAVKGMINNLFQGYNVTILAYGQTGSGKTHSMGTCYKGGSEELGIIPHAINDIFQIVEQQTDCNFEITVSFTELYQEQLYDLLSQKSRENSVVDIREDTQGIKIPGLTEIKVENATATFQCLSQGSLGRATGATAMNLQSSRSHAIFTVNIRQEKKDDVNSATTAKFHLVDLAGSERSKKTKATGERFKEGVNINKGLLALGNVISQLGDGTSGSYVGYRDSKLTRLLQDSLGGNSMTLIIACISPADYNLDETLSTLRYADRARRIKNKPIVNQDPHAAEVNRLNKLIQELRLALLSQGNTVNGENACPPEHKELQAKIQIMQVKNRDLTEQLHANLVEFLHMSERADLAESASETLRKNIADLLRDFKQSIDDFDANPNATEEHRSALKIIYNKILEFQSDQEKTAREILSHELSTEKQFVNHDSADTNFADENSDDTETGGVDLDIKQEEHTLQQAERKDEVKNINRELALKEELVAKLIANSTQMVEYSKEMQEMESEIKKLQAEKDDLQKVLVSVQSNNASSKLAETRRKKVQELEKKISELSRKCMQQGTVIKMKEKSEAKIKSLLTEIQSMKRYKVKLMQLMRSESEKFRQWKLTREQEVRKLKDQDRKRQHQIVRMETQHSKQQNVLKRKVEEACAINKRLKEALEKQSKAQQKRDKAGNTVGIQAWVTQELEVLTSTIDAERSLERLMQDRALLTTTLTKIKANKDKYDAATYAKQISELTEDLQLRSAQIADLQQKILASDQENKTKTRWNQIQTMIDAKCALKTLFDIAAEKSRSQYAKTYQYDELMEECDALRMKNRQMELQQKEQILKQREREAKLNAEHEEVVAQLLDQLRGVKPVAEPQLCNVSLKEKKPSTKEYPTPNAEHCEDYPFTDDSLLEDDVEKDPDWTKTPLFSRISKIMSSAAESRPNAGIIGSKRSSDGDIKCACKSKCHTRLCTCRKNDLACINCNCNPEICCNRDQENIRRTILFPDVTKDDSDDSFKKPTEMNTLPPKPKRSKPQDQTIEI; encoded by the exons ATGGTTGATGCTTCGGTCAACGTCGCCCTGAGGATCAGACCTTTGGTTCAAACAGAGATTGAGAAAGGCTGCCAGACATGCGTCGCAACAGTGCGTGGCCAACCACAGGTTCAGGTGCTGGGTACTGACAAAGCCTTTACGTTTAATCACGTATTTCCTCCTGAAGTTAACCAGGAAACATTTTATAATACAGCAGTCAAAGGAATGATAAATAATCTCTTCCAag GATATAACGTAACTATATTGGCATATGGCCAAACTGGAAGTGGTAAAACCCATTCCATGGGGACGTGTTATAAAGGAGGTAGTGAAGAGCTTGGTATCATCCCTCATGCAATAAATGACATTTTCCAAATTGTGGAACAACAAACAGACTGCAATTTCGAAATCACAGTCTCTTTCACTGAACTTTATCAAGAGCAACTTTACGACCTGCTCTCCCAAAAATCCCGAGAAAACTCTGTTGTCGATATTCGTGAAGATACACAAGGCATAAAAATACCTGGCTTGACTGAAATCAAAGTTGAAAATGCCACCGCAACATTTCAGTGCCTTAGTCAAGGTTCGCTGGGTCGAGCCACTGGGGCAACAGCAATGAATTTGCAAAGTAGCAGGAGCCATGCCATATTTACTGTCAACatacgtcaagagaaaaaagatgATGT taACTCTGCAACAACAGCAAAGTTTCATCTGGTAGACCTTGCTGGTTCCGAACGTAGCAAAAAAACCAAAGCCACCGGTGAAAGATTCAAAGAAGgcgtaaatataaataaaggtctCCTCGCTTTGGGTAATGTGATCTCACAATTGGGAGATGGAACTTCCGGGAGCTATGTTGGATATCGTGATAGCAAATTAACCAGGTTGTTGCAAGACTCATTAGGCGGAAACTCCATGACTCTAATTATCGCGTGTATCAGTCCTGCAG ACTACAACCTCGATGAAACTTTGAGTACACTGCGATATGCTGACAGAGCAagaagaataaagaataagccGATTGTGAATCAAGATCCACACGCTGCTGAAGTAAATAGGTTAAATAAGTTAATTCAAGAATTGAGATTGGCTCTTCTTTCACAAGGAAATACAGTAAATGGTGAAAACGCTTGCCCACCTGAACACAAAGAACTGCAAGCAAAAATACAGATAATGCAAGTCAAAAATAGGGATCTAACTGAACAACTCCATGCAAATCTAGTTGAATTTTTGCATATGAGCGAACGTGCTGATCTGGCAGAAAGCGCCAGTGAAACTCTTAGAAAAAACATTGCTGATCTTTTAAGAGACTTTAAGCAATCTATCGACGATTTCGACGCAAATCCCAATGCCACTGAAGAACATCGATCGGCATTGAAAATCatatacaataaaattttag AGTTTCAAAGCGATCAAGAAAAGACAGCAAGGGAAATTTTGAGTCACGAATTATCAACAGAGAAACAATTTGTTAATCATGATTCGGCTGATACTAATTTTGCGGATGAAAATTCAGATGATACCGAAACTGGAGGAGTAGATCTGGATATAAAACAAGAGGAGCATACCTTGCAACAGGCTGAGAGGAAAgatgaagtgaaaaatataaacagaGAATTAGCTTTGAAAGAAGAATTGGTTGCAAAACTTATAGCAAACTCTACGCAAATGGTTGAATATTCAAAGGAAATGCAGGAGATGGAatccgaaataaaaaaactgcaGGCAGAAAAAGATGATCTCCAAAAAGTTTTGGTATCAGTTCAATCTAACAATGCTAGCTCCAA aCTCGCAGAAACACGTCGCAAAAAAGTTCAAGAGCTTGAGAAGAAGATATCTGAATTATCTCGCAAATGTATGCAGCAGGGAACGGTTatcaaaatgaaagaaaagtcCGAGGCTAAGATAAAAAGTCTGCTCACTGAAATTCAATCAATGAAACGATACAAAGTAAAACTCATGCAGCTGATGCGAtccgaaagtgaaaaattcagaCAGTGGAAGCTCACAAGAGAACAGGAGgttagaaaattaaaagatCAAGACAGGAAGCGACAACACCAAATTGTTCGGATGGAAACACAGCATAGTAAACAGCAGAACGTTCTTAAACGTAAAGTGGAAGAAGCCTGCGCAATCAATAAGAGGCTGAAA GAAGCACTGGAGAAGCAGAGTAAGGCTCAACAGAAGCGAGACAAGGCGGGCAATACAGTCGGCATACAAGCTTGGGTAACTCAAGAACTTGAAGTGCTCACTAGTACGATAGACGCTGAGCGTTCGTTGGAACGACTAATGCAAGATAGAGCATTACTCACAACAACCTTGACTAAAATTAAAGCAAATAAAGATAAATATGATGCAGCCACCTATGCGAAACAAATTTCCGAACTCACTGAAGATTTACAGTTACGCAGTGCACAAATTGCCGACCTGCAGCAAAAGATTCTTGCTTCTGATCAAG aaaacAAGACTAAAACCCGGTGGAATCAAATACAGACAATGATAGACGCAAAGTGTGCTTTGAAGACCCTGTTTGATATTGCAGCTGAAAAAAGTCGAAGCCAGTATGCCAAAACCTATCAATACGATGAACTGATG GAAGAGTGTGATGCTCttagaatgaaaaatcgacAAATGGAACTCCAACAAAAAgagcaaattttgaaacagaGAGAACGAGAGGCAAAGCTGAATGCGGAACACGAAGAAGTGGTAGCCCAACTGCTTGATCAACTCCGCGGAGTTAAACCCGTAGCAGAACCTCAATTATgca ATGTATCTCTAAAGGAGAAAAAACCATCAACCAAAGAATACCCAACACCAAATGCTGAACATTGCGAAGACTATCCATTCACAGATGATAGCTTGTTGGAAGATGATGTCGAAAAAGATCCAGATTGGACCAAAACGCCTCTGTTTAGTCGGATTAGCAAAATCATG AGCTCTGCTGCAGAATCCCGTCCAAATGCTGGAATTATTGGTTCAAAGCGATCATCAGACGGTGATATAAAATGTGCATGCAAATCCAAGTGCCACACGCGTTTATGCACTTGCCGGAAAAATGACCTAGCGTGCATAAACTGCAATTGCAACCCGGAAATATGTTGCAACAGAGACCAAGAAAAC ATCAGACGAACCATCCTGTTTCCAGATGTTACCAAAGATGATAGTGATGACTCATTTAAGAAACCAAC CGAAATGAATACATTACCACCTAAGCCAAAGAGATCGAAACCTCAGGACCAAACCATCGAAATCTAA